From Falco biarmicus isolate bFalBia1 chromosome 18, bFalBia1.pri, whole genome shotgun sequence, one genomic window encodes:
- the KCNIP3 gene encoding calsenilin isoform X2 has product MGIQGMELCAVAVVIILFIAVLKQFGILEPISVEDSGDAELELSAVRHQPEGLEQLLARTKFTKKELQSLYRGFKNECPSGLVDKETFKLIYSQFFPQGDASTYAHFLFDAFDSDHNGVLCFQDFVVGLSVLLRGTVHQKLKWAFNLYDINKDGYITKEEMLEIMKSIYDMMGRCTHPTLRDSAPAEHVELFFQKMDRNGDGMVTFEEFLETCQKVRSSGWASASLPSSSSSLPGLRVRAITFFLVLSQNNALGALGEMGADNSGHPGADGRRGTRGSDLSLPPCPGQGHHELHADLRERNLEPWSTCSAPPVPLRVAEGNLFLLFQSKQEVERKKKTIHLAPGTPITRDEKK; this is encoded by the exons ATGGGGATCCAGGGCATGGAGCTGTGTGCCGTGGCCGTGGTCATCATCCTCTTCATCGCCGTCCTCAAGCAGTTCGGCATCCTGGAGCCCATCTCCGTGGAAG ACAGCGGCGATGCCGAGCTGGAGCTCTCGGCTGTACGGCACCAGcccgaggggctggagcagctgctggcgCGGACCAAGTTCACCAAGAAGGAGCTGCAATCCCTTTACCGCGGCTTCAAGAAC GAGTGTCCCAGTGGCCTCGTGGACAAGGAGACCTTCAAGCTCATCTACTCGCAGTTCTTCCCCCAAGGCG ATGCCAGCACCTATGCGCATTTCTTGTTCGACGCCTTCGACTCCGACCACAACGGGGTTCTCTGCTTCCAG GATTTTGTCGTCGGCCTCTCTGTCTTGCTGCGGGGGACGGTGCACCAGAAGCTGAAGTGGGCTTTCAACCTCTACGATATTAATAAAGATGGCTACATCACCAAGGAG GAAATGCTGGAGATCATGAAGTCCATCTACGACATGATGGGGCGCtgcacccaccccaccctgcgGGACAGCGCACCTGCCGAGCACGTGGAGCTGTTCTTTCAG AAGATGGACAGGAACGGTGACGGCATGGTGACCTTTGAGGAGTTTCTGGAGACATGCCAGAAGGTGAGGAGCTCGGGGTGGGCTTCGGCATCActgccatcctcctcctcctcactgccaGGCCTCCGAGTCCGAGCCATAACCTTCTTCCTTGTCCTGTCCCAAAACAATGCGCTGGGGGCGTTGGGAGAGATGGGGGCCGACAACTCCGGTCACCCTGGGGCTGATGGGAGGAGGGGGACCAGGGGCTCTGacctctccctcccaccctgtcCAGGACAAGGACATCATGAGCTCCATGCAGATCTTCGAGAACGCAATCTAGAACCCTGGTCCACCTGCTcggccccaccagtgcctcTGCGAGTGGCTGAGGGGAATCTTTTTCTACTATTTCAATCAAAACAAGAGgttgaaagaaagaagaaaacaatccaCCTGGCTCCTGGCACTCCAATTACAAGAGACGAGAAGAAATAA
- the KCNIP3 gene encoding calsenilin isoform X1, giving the protein MGIQGMELCAVAVVIILFIAVLKQFGILEPISVEDSGDAELELSAVRHQPEGLEQLLARTKFTKKELQSLYRGFKNVSAGGALTPPTARAGGGFWWSWGSPGAHSPPQECPSGLVDKETFKLIYSQFFPQGDASTYAHFLFDAFDSDHNGVLCFQDFVVGLSVLLRGTVHQKLKWAFNLYDINKDGYITKEEMLEIMKSIYDMMGRCTHPTLRDSAPAEHVELFFQKMDRNGDGMVTFEEFLETCQKVRSSGWASASLPSSSSSLPGLRVRAITFFLVLSQNNALGALGEMGADNSGHPGADGRRGTRGSDLSLPPCPGQGHHELHADLRERNLEPWSTCSAPPVPLRVAEGNLFLLFQSKQEVERKKKTIHLAPGTPITRDEKK; this is encoded by the exons ATGGGGATCCAGGGCATGGAGCTGTGTGCCGTGGCCGTGGTCATCATCCTCTTCATCGCCGTCCTCAAGCAGTTCGGCATCCTGGAGCCCATCTCCGTGGAAG ACAGCGGCGATGCCGAGCTGGAGCTCTCGGCTGTACGGCACCAGcccgaggggctggagcagctgctggcgCGGACCAAGTTCACCAAGAAGGAGCTGCAATCCCTTTACCGCGGCTTCAAGAACGTGAGTGCTGGGGGGGCCCTCACCCCCCCCACcgccagggctgggggtggaTTTTGGTGGAGCTGGGGTTCACCGGGTGCTCACTCTCCTCCCCAGGAGTGTCCCAGTGGCCTCGTGGACAAGGAGACCTTCAAGCTCATCTACTCGCAGTTCTTCCCCCAAGGCG ATGCCAGCACCTATGCGCATTTCTTGTTCGACGCCTTCGACTCCGACCACAACGGGGTTCTCTGCTTCCAG GATTTTGTCGTCGGCCTCTCTGTCTTGCTGCGGGGGACGGTGCACCAGAAGCTGAAGTGGGCTTTCAACCTCTACGATATTAATAAAGATGGCTACATCACCAAGGAG GAAATGCTGGAGATCATGAAGTCCATCTACGACATGATGGGGCGCtgcacccaccccaccctgcgGGACAGCGCACCTGCCGAGCACGTGGAGCTGTTCTTTCAG AAGATGGACAGGAACGGTGACGGCATGGTGACCTTTGAGGAGTTTCTGGAGACATGCCAGAAGGTGAGGAGCTCGGGGTGGGCTTCGGCATCActgccatcctcctcctcctcactgccaGGCCTCCGAGTCCGAGCCATAACCTTCTTCCTTGTCCTGTCCCAAAACAATGCGCTGGGGGCGTTGGGAGAGATGGGGGCCGACAACTCCGGTCACCCTGGGGCTGATGGGAGGAGGGGGACCAGGGGCTCTGacctctccctcccaccctgtcCAGGACAAGGACATCATGAGCTCCATGCAGATCTTCGAGAACGCAATCTAGAACCCTGGTCCACCTGCTcggccccaccagtgcctcTGCGAGTGGCTGAGGGGAATCTTTTTCTACTATTTCAATCAAAACAAGAGgttgaaagaaagaagaaaacaatccaCCTGGCTCCTGGCACTCCAATTACAAGAGACGAGAAGAAATAA
- the KCNIP3 gene encoding calsenilin isoform X5, translated as MGIQGMELCAVAVVIILFIAVLKQFGILEPISVEDSGDAELELSAVRHQPEGLEQLLARTKFTKKELQSLYRGFKNECPSGLVDKETFKLIYSQFFPQGDASTYAHFLFDAFDSDHNGVLCFQDFVVGLSVLLRGTVHQKLKWAFNLYDINKDGYITKEEMLEIMKSIYDMMGRCTHPTLRDSAPAEHVELFFQKMDRNGDGMVTFEEFLETCQKDKDIMSSMQIFENAI; from the exons ATGGGGATCCAGGGCATGGAGCTGTGTGCCGTGGCCGTGGTCATCATCCTCTTCATCGCCGTCCTCAAGCAGTTCGGCATCCTGGAGCCCATCTCCGTGGAAG ACAGCGGCGATGCCGAGCTGGAGCTCTCGGCTGTACGGCACCAGcccgaggggctggagcagctgctggcgCGGACCAAGTTCACCAAGAAGGAGCTGCAATCCCTTTACCGCGGCTTCAAGAAC GAGTGTCCCAGTGGCCTCGTGGACAAGGAGACCTTCAAGCTCATCTACTCGCAGTTCTTCCCCCAAGGCG ATGCCAGCACCTATGCGCATTTCTTGTTCGACGCCTTCGACTCCGACCACAACGGGGTTCTCTGCTTCCAG GATTTTGTCGTCGGCCTCTCTGTCTTGCTGCGGGGGACGGTGCACCAGAAGCTGAAGTGGGCTTTCAACCTCTACGATATTAATAAAGATGGCTACATCACCAAGGAG GAAATGCTGGAGATCATGAAGTCCATCTACGACATGATGGGGCGCtgcacccaccccaccctgcgGGACAGCGCACCTGCCGAGCACGTGGAGCTGTTCTTTCAG AAGATGGACAGGAACGGTGACGGCATGGTGACCTTTGAGGAGTTTCTGGAGACATGCCAGAAG GACAAGGACATCATGAGCTCCATGCAGATCTTCGAGAACGCAATCTAG
- the KCNIP3 gene encoding calsenilin isoform X4 translates to MGIQGMELCAVAVVIILFIAVLKQFGILEPISVEDSGDAELELSAVRHQPEGLEQLLARTKFTKKELQSLYRGFKNVSAGGALTPPTARAGGGFWWSWGSPGAHSPPQECPSGLVDKETFKLIYSQFFPQGDASTYAHFLFDAFDSDHNGVLCFQDFVVGLSVLLRGTVHQKLKWAFNLYDINKDGYITKEEMLEIMKSIYDMMGRCTHPTLRDSAPAEHVELFFQKMDRNGDGMVTFEEFLETCQKDKDIMSSMQIFENAI, encoded by the exons ATGGGGATCCAGGGCATGGAGCTGTGTGCCGTGGCCGTGGTCATCATCCTCTTCATCGCCGTCCTCAAGCAGTTCGGCATCCTGGAGCCCATCTCCGTGGAAG ACAGCGGCGATGCCGAGCTGGAGCTCTCGGCTGTACGGCACCAGcccgaggggctggagcagctgctggcgCGGACCAAGTTCACCAAGAAGGAGCTGCAATCCCTTTACCGCGGCTTCAAGAACGTGAGTGCTGGGGGGGCCCTCACCCCCCCCACcgccagggctgggggtggaTTTTGGTGGAGCTGGGGTTCACCGGGTGCTCACTCTCCTCCCCAGGAGTGTCCCAGTGGCCTCGTGGACAAGGAGACCTTCAAGCTCATCTACTCGCAGTTCTTCCCCCAAGGCG ATGCCAGCACCTATGCGCATTTCTTGTTCGACGCCTTCGACTCCGACCACAACGGGGTTCTCTGCTTCCAG GATTTTGTCGTCGGCCTCTCTGTCTTGCTGCGGGGGACGGTGCACCAGAAGCTGAAGTGGGCTTTCAACCTCTACGATATTAATAAAGATGGCTACATCACCAAGGAG GAAATGCTGGAGATCATGAAGTCCATCTACGACATGATGGGGCGCtgcacccaccccaccctgcgGGACAGCGCACCTGCCGAGCACGTGGAGCTGTTCTTTCAG AAGATGGACAGGAACGGTGACGGCATGGTGACCTTTGAGGAGTTTCTGGAGACATGCCAGAAG GACAAGGACATCATGAGCTCCATGCAGATCTTCGAGAACGCAATCTAG
- the KCNIP3 gene encoding calsenilin isoform X3 — protein MGIQGMELCAVAVVIILFIAVLKQFGILEPISVEDSGDAELELSAVRHQPEGLEQLLARTKFTKKELQSLYRGFKNVSAGGALTPPTARAGGGFWWSWGSPGAHSPPQECPSGLVDKETFKLIYSQFFPQGDASTYAHFLFDAFDSDHNGVLCFQDFVVGLSVLLRGTVHQKLKWAFNLYDINKDGYITKEEMLEIMKSIYDMMGRCTHPTLRDSAPAEHVELFFQVRLSRLVPSWQPPKPPVHHGLGLSPPPGDRDVPTKPLLFSCRRWTGTVTAW, from the exons ATGGGGATCCAGGGCATGGAGCTGTGTGCCGTGGCCGTGGTCATCATCCTCTTCATCGCCGTCCTCAAGCAGTTCGGCATCCTGGAGCCCATCTCCGTGGAAG ACAGCGGCGATGCCGAGCTGGAGCTCTCGGCTGTACGGCACCAGcccgaggggctggagcagctgctggcgCGGACCAAGTTCACCAAGAAGGAGCTGCAATCCCTTTACCGCGGCTTCAAGAACGTGAGTGCTGGGGGGGCCCTCACCCCCCCCACcgccagggctgggggtggaTTTTGGTGGAGCTGGGGTTCACCGGGTGCTCACTCTCCTCCCCAGGAGTGTCCCAGTGGCCTCGTGGACAAGGAGACCTTCAAGCTCATCTACTCGCAGTTCTTCCCCCAAGGCG ATGCCAGCACCTATGCGCATTTCTTGTTCGACGCCTTCGACTCCGACCACAACGGGGTTCTCTGCTTCCAG GATTTTGTCGTCGGCCTCTCTGTCTTGCTGCGGGGGACGGTGCACCAGAAGCTGAAGTGGGCTTTCAACCTCTACGATATTAATAAAGATGGCTACATCACCAAGGAG GAAATGCTGGAGATCATGAAGTCCATCTACGACATGATGGGGCGCtgcacccaccccaccctgcgGGACAGCGCACCTGCCGAGCACGTGGAGCTGTTCTTTCAGGTGAGACTGTCCCGCCTTGTCCCCTCCTGGCAGCCACCAAAACCCCCTGTGCATCACGGACTGGGGCTGTCCCCGCCGCCGGGGGACAGAGATGTCCCCACTAAGCCCTTGCTGTTCTCTTGCAGAAGATGGACAGGAACGGTGACGGCATGGTGA